A genome region from Deltaproteobacteria bacterium includes the following:
- the glgP gene encoding alpha-glucan family phosphorylase, giving the protein MLDLRTRLTRLSYNLLWSWNEDIDEVFRAIDLHLWRRSNHNPVAFLLDVDPAVLASFENDAHILAHVAHAERLLTQYLETENHWTSWNAPGLYSAPVAYFSPEFCIHESIPIYSGGLGVLAGDHLKSCSDLGVPVYGVSLLYREGYFTQHLDGAGNQTEVYHDLDVNRVAIRKLEHNGQPLSVEIPMNSSVLNADLWMADVGRAKLVLLDVRGFQGGGGSPPLAMRLYGGDRGNRIAQEVVLGIGGYRALRKLGIRPGVIHLNEGHSAFAILEAITERMEETGQRFEQAASEITEKVAFTTHTPVEAGHDRFSPDMVLHYLAGLQQRLGISDRELLGLGRTDPFNNHEEFCMTVLALKLSGRANAVSSLHGQVSRRMWRVLWPERRTPDVPIGHITNGVHISTWLAKEMDRIFRDYLGTDWQQHQCDARRWRLMDNIDDVELWQTKVALKRRLFDFVERRARRRYERMGVPGSLRKLNPEALTIGFARRFALYKRAMLMFSDMARVRRLLLDPARPVQIIFAGKAHPQDMPAKQIIHQLVELSRDPELRDHILLVEDYDMNVSRHLLEGCDLWMNAPRRPLEACGTSGQKAVFNATLNCSTLDGWWAEAYDTRNGFAFGEGLTHTSPDVQDRRDAADMLNVLESRIVPLFYERDAQNIPVKWLAMIKEAMKTLAWRYNADRMVIDYVNEMYLPASKTLTREFKK; this is encoded by the coding sequence GTGCTCGACCTTCGGACCCGGCTCACCCGGCTTTCCTATAATCTGCTGTGGAGCTGGAACGAGGACATCGACGAGGTATTCCGGGCCATTGACCTGCACCTGTGGCGGCGCAGCAACCACAATCCGGTTGCATTCCTGCTCGATGTGGATCCGGCCGTACTGGCTTCCTTCGAAAACGACGCACACATCCTTGCCCACGTCGCCCACGCCGAACGGCTGCTGACCCAGTATCTGGAGACGGAAAACCACTGGACCTCGTGGAATGCCCCCGGACTGTATTCGGCGCCGGTCGCCTATTTCAGCCCCGAGTTCTGCATTCACGAATCGATACCGATCTATTCGGGCGGCCTGGGAGTCCTTGCTGGCGATCACCTGAAAAGCTGTTCGGACCTTGGTGTCCCGGTTTACGGTGTCAGCCTGCTCTACCGGGAAGGCTACTTTACGCAGCATCTGGACGGTGCCGGAAACCAGACCGAGGTATACCACGACCTCGACGTGAACCGCGTGGCCATTCGCAAGCTGGAACACAACGGCCAGCCGCTTTCGGTCGAGATCCCGATGAACAGCAGCGTTCTCAACGCCGACCTGTGGATGGCCGATGTGGGCCGGGCGAAACTCGTCTTGCTGGACGTTCGCGGCTTCCAGGGTGGCGGTGGTTCGCCGCCGCTGGCAATGCGTCTCTATGGCGGCGACCGCGGAAACCGGATCGCGCAGGAAGTGGTGCTCGGCATCGGCGGCTACCGGGCCCTGCGGAAGCTGGGCATCCGGCCGGGTGTCATTCATCTGAACGAAGGCCACTCTGCCTTTGCCATTCTCGAAGCCATCACCGAGCGCATGGAGGAAACCGGCCAGCGCTTTGAGCAGGCGGCCTCCGAAATCACCGAAAAGGTTGCGTTCACCACGCACACACCGGTCGAGGCTGGCCACGACCGGTTTTCCCCCGATATGGTGTTGCACTATCTGGCGGGCCTTCAGCAGCGGCTCGGTATCAGCGACCGGGAACTGTTGGGACTTGGCCGCACCGATCCGTTTAACAACCACGAAGAGTTCTGCATGACCGTGCTGGCACTCAAGCTGTCGGGCCGGGCAAATGCCGTCAGCTCCCTCCACGGACAGGTGTCCCGCCGCATGTGGCGTGTTTTGTGGCCGGAACGGCGCACCCCCGACGTGCCCATCGGCCATATTACCAACGGCGTCCATATCTCCACCTGGCTCGCCAAGGAGATGGACCGGATATTCCGGGACTATCTGGGGACGGACTGGCAACAGCACCAGTGCGATGCCCGCCGGTGGCGGCTCATGGACAATATCGACGACGTGGAGCTGTGGCAGACCAAGGTGGCGCTGAAACGGCGGCTGTTCGACTTCGTGGAGCGGCGGGCCCGTCGCCGGTACGAGCGCATGGGAGTTCCCGGATCGCTCCGGAAGCTGAACCCGGAAGCCCTTACCATCGGTTTTGCCCGCCGCTTCGCCCTGTACAAGCGGGCGATGCTGATGTTCAGCGACATGGCCCGGGTCCGCAGGCTGCTGCTCGATCCTGCCCGTCCGGTGCAGATCATCTTCGCCGGAAAGGCCCATCCCCAGGACATGCCCGCCAAGCAGATTATCCATCAGCTTGTCGAGCTGAGCCGCGACCCTGAGCTGAGAGACCACATCCTGCTGGTTGAGGATTACGACATGAACGTCTCCCGGCACCTGCTGGAAGGCTGTGATCTCTGGATGAACGCTCCGAGGCGGCCCCTGGAAGCCTGTGGAACGAGCGGCCAGAAGGCGGTATTCAACGCGACGCTCAACTGCTCGACACTGGATGGCTGGTGGGCGGAGGCGTACGACACGCGGAACGGTTTTGCATTCGGTGAGGGGCTCACCCACACGAGCCCGGACGTTCAGGACCGCCGGGACGCCGCGGACATGCTGAACGTGCTGGAAAGCCGCATCGTCCCCCTGTTCTATGAGCGCGACGCCCAGAATATCCCCGTGAAATGGCTCGCCATGATCAAGGAGGCGATGAAAACCCTCGCCTGGCGGTACAATGCCGACCGGATGGTGATCGACTACGTCAACGAAATGTACCTGCCGGCATCCAAGACCCTGACGCGGGAGTTCAAGAAATAG
- a CDS encoding sulfite exporter TauE/SafE family protein: MMDLNLIPADYAALLATGMIAGYIGGLLGLGGGVIMVPVLFELLPHVIGPHPQTAQVAVATSLGCVFFTSVSSAHAHHGKRNIDWRLAALAAPMSAAGAFIVTRFALRIGEDSLKIAFGIFLAAMAVRLWLFDSARTASDDKPVRGVTQFGKGAVIGILIGLVGGLFGIGGGSLAVPAFVLLMHKPVHRAVGTSSVVGAASGLVGTAGYLTAVPSQPVPGGIGIVIPGLVILLAVASIFFAQLGARHATRMEPAKLRRTFAFALCLMGFFVVYRTVTG, translated from the coding sequence ATGATGGACCTCAACCTGATCCCTGCCGACTATGCGGCCCTGCTGGCGACCGGGATGATCGCCGGGTACATCGGCGGTCTGCTCGGACTTGGCGGCGGCGTCATCATGGTCCCGGTCCTGTTTGAACTCCTGCCCCATGTTATCGGCCCGCACCCGCAAACGGCACAAGTCGCCGTGGCGACATCGCTCGGATGCGTGTTTTTCACGTCGGTTTCATCCGCCCACGCGCACCATGGCAAACGGAATATCGACTGGCGGCTCGCCGCCCTGGCTGCGCCGATGAGCGCCGCAGGCGCATTCATCGTCACGAGGTTTGCACTGAGGATCGGCGAGGATTCGCTCAAGATCGCGTTTGGCATATTCCTCGCCGCCATGGCCGTGCGGCTGTGGCTGTTCGACTCGGCAAGAACCGCCTCGGACGACAAGCCGGTCAGGGGCGTCACGCAGTTTGGCAAGGGGGCTGTAATTGGCATTCTGATCGGTTTGGTGGGCGGCCTGTTTGGGATCGGTGGCGGATCGCTGGCCGTCCCCGCATTCGTCCTGCTCATGCACAAGCCGGTTCACCGGGCCGTGGGGACTTCCAGCGTCGTAGGCGCAGCCTCCGGGCTGGTTGGCACGGCTGGCTACCTGACCGCCGTGCCATCGCAACCGGTTCCGGGCGGCATCGGCATCGTGATCCCCGGCCTTGTGATCCTGCTGGCCGTGGCGTCCATTTTCTTCGCCCAGCTCGGAGCGCGCCACGCCACCCGGATGGAACCGGCGAAACTCCGCAGGACGTTTGCCTTCGCCCTGTGCCTGATGGGATTTTTCGTGGTTTACCGGACGGTCACCGGATGA
- a CDS encoding BolA family transcriptional regulator, with translation MNTADTIRRILAEKFQPTVLEIDDDSAAHAGHAGARQSGGGHFAVRIESERFRGLGLVEQHRLVNEALKDLLGDGKIHALAITTRIPAKG, from the coding sequence GTGAATACCGCAGATACCATCCGCCGGATACTGGCCGAAAAGTTCCAGCCGACGGTGCTTGAAATCGACGACGACTCCGCCGCCCATGCCGGTCATGCCGGGGCACGCCAGTCGGGCGGGGGACATTTCGCCGTGCGGATCGAGAGCGAGCGGTTCCGGGGACTCGGACTTGTGGAGCAGCACCGGCTCGTCAACGAGGCCCTGAAAGACCTGCTGGGCGACGGCAAGATTCACGCACTGGCGATTACAACAAGGATACCGGCGAAAGGCTGA
- the truA gene encoding tRNA pseudouridine(38-40) synthase TruA, with protein MRTIALVIEYDGTAYVGWQSQQNGPSIQETLCRALEQRTGAPASLTGAGRTDAGVHALGQVATFGTAQGAPLTAFREGLNVLLPADIRVVEAREAREGFHPIRCAESKIYLYRLLLRGVGSALEHHRAWKLPKEPDVGAMREAAKAFIGTHDYTSFCAADAEPNRTKTLTRIDIIEHAGLTAPELHIEVEGSGFLKQMVRTITGSLVDVGRGKRPPGWIAETLKARDRRLAGLTAPAWGLYLKQVGYAPDWFTGSTGQFPVTEEEP; from the coding sequence ATGCGAACCATCGCCCTTGTGATCGAGTATGACGGCACGGCCTATGTGGGCTGGCAGAGCCAGCAGAACGGCCCGTCCATCCAGGAGACGCTGTGCCGGGCCCTGGAGCAGCGTACGGGCGCGCCGGCCAGTCTGACCGGGGCAGGGCGGACCGATGCCGGTGTGCACGCACTGGGGCAGGTGGCCACGTTCGGCACCGCACAAGGTGCGCCACTCACTGCCTTCCGTGAAGGCCTTAACGTGCTTCTTCCGGCGGATATTCGCGTTGTCGAGGCGCGGGAAGCGAGGGAGGGGTTCCACCCGATCCGGTGCGCGGAGAGCAAGATTTATCTCTACCGCCTGCTGCTGAGGGGTGTTGGATCGGCTCTGGAACATCACCGGGCGTGGAAGCTTCCGAAAGAGCCGGACGTGGGAGCCATGCGGGAAGCCGCAAAGGCGTTTATCGGGACGCACGACTACACGAGTTTTTGCGCCGCTGATGCCGAGCCGAACCGGACCAAGACCCTGACCCGGATTGACATCATCGAACACGCGGGTTTGACGGCACCGGAGCTGCACATCGAAGTCGAGGGGTCCGGTTTCCTCAAGCAGATGGTCCGCACGATCACGGGAAGTCTAGTAGACGTGGGGCGGGGCAAGCGGCCGCCCGGCTGGATCGCTGAAACGCTCAAGGCCCGTGACCGGCGGCTCGCGGGGCTGACAGCGCCGGCCTGGGGCCTTTATCTCAAGCAAGTAGGCTACGCCCCTGACTGGTTTACCGGCTCCACCGGCCAGTTTCCGGTGACGGAGGAAGAACCGTGA
- the leuB gene encoding 3-isopropylmalate dehydrogenase gives MTIKLAVLPGDGIGPEVVGAALEILDRAESLFGFRTERTTYLVGGCSIDKHGIPLTDEAMAGIAKADLALLGAVGGPKWEGLKYEVRPERALLRLRAELGLFANLRPATVFPELADASSLKREIVEGVDVLVLRELTGGVYFARPKGVTKNEQGERYGVNTMAYSESEIRRIVKLAFELARLRRKKVTSVDKANVLEVSELWRNIAIELHKEFPDVALEHMYVDNAAMQLIRNPRQFDVLVTENLFGDILSDEAAMLTGSIGLLPSASLGQASGNSGIRYGLYEPVHGSAPDIAGQGKANPIATVLSVAMMLDYSLGQQKAARAIEKSVRDTLAAGVRTPDIAVKGQAAASTREMTRALLDHLKA, from the coding sequence ATGACAATCAAACTGGCAGTGCTTCCCGGCGATGGTATCGGACCCGAGGTGGTCGGCGCAGCACTCGAAATCCTCGACAGGGCCGAGTCGCTGTTCGGCTTCAGGACCGAACGCACGACTTACCTTGTGGGCGGCTGTTCCATCGACAAGCATGGCATTCCGCTGACTGATGAGGCGATGGCTGGCATCGCCAAGGCCGACCTCGCGCTGTTGGGCGCGGTGGGCGGCCCGAAATGGGAGGGGCTCAAGTACGAGGTCCGGCCGGAACGGGCACTGCTCAGGCTCCGGGCCGAGCTCGGCCTGTTCGCCAACCTCCGCCCGGCGACGGTTTTTCCGGAGCTGGCCGATGCGTCGTCGCTGAAGCGGGAGATCGTCGAAGGAGTTGATGTCCTCGTTCTCCGGGAACTGACCGGCGGGGTCTACTTCGCCAGACCGAAGGGCGTCACGAAGAACGAGCAGGGCGAGCGTTATGGCGTCAACACGATGGCCTACAGCGAGAGCGAAATCCGCCGGATCGTGAAACTGGCCTTCGAACTCGCCCGCCTGCGCCGCAAGAAGGTGACGAGCGTGGACAAGGCGAACGTGCTGGAAGTGTCCGAGTTGTGGCGCAACATCGCCATCGAGCTGCACAAGGAGTTTCCCGACGTCGCGCTGGAGCACATGTACGTGGACAATGCGGCGATGCAGCTGATCCGCAATCCCCGCCAGTTCGACGTGCTGGTGACGGAAAACCTCTTTGGCGACATCCTTTCCGACGAGGCCGCCATGCTGACCGGCTCCATCGGGCTGCTGCCGAGCGCATCGCTGGGCCAGGCCTCCGGCAACAGCGGCATCCGCTACGGCCTGTACGAGCCGGTCCATGGTTCGGCGCCGGATATCGCCGGGCAAGGGAAGGCCAATCCCATTGCGACCGTGCTGTCGGTGGCGATGATGCTCGACTATTCGCTTGGGCAGCAGAAGGCCGCCCGCGCCATCGAAAAGTCGGTCCGCGACACGCTGGCCGCCGGGGTCCGCACGCCGGATATCGCTGTGAAGGGGCAGGCGGCCGCATCCACCCGCGAGATGACACGTGCACTGCTCGACCACCTGAAGGCCTGA
- a CDS encoding RNA-binding protein — protein MRVFVGNLPYNATSEDVQRFFEEAGCEVTGVKLVTDRETGRSRGFGFVEVADGDNIRETVDGLNGKALNGRNLTINEARERAPGGGGGGGFRGGDRGGRGGYGGDRGGDRGGRGGYGGRDRGDRGGRGGY, from the coding sequence ATGAGAGTCTTCGTCGGGAATCTTCCCTACAACGCAACGTCAGAAGATGTACAGCGCTTTTTCGAGGAGGCTGGCTGCGAAGTCACGGGCGTCAAGCTCGTGACGGACCGCGAAACCGGCCGCTCGCGGGGCTTCGGCTTCGTCGAGGTCGCCGATGGCGACAACATCCGTGAGACCGTGGACGGTCTGAACGGCAAGGCCCTGAACGGCCGCAACCTTACCATCAACGAGGCCCGCGAGCGGGCTCCGGGTGGCGGTGGAGGCGGCGGCTTCCGCGGTGGTGACCGCGGCGGGCGCGGCGGCTACGGCGGTGACCGTGGTGGTGACCGCGGCGGGCGCGGCGGCTACGGCGGCCGTGACCGTGGTGATCGCGGCGGGCGCGGCGGCTACTAA
- a CDS encoding TetR/AcrR family transcriptional regulator yields MQTRPTSTRSPADAAAQTSTSASNYTPPPGRIPGNLRPNVERALPRGRYRRDLSPQDRSERQRLQLLTAAAQVFAAKGFADTAVEDVVKAAGMSRATFYIHFQDKDELLGELYDTGASATIRSIRQAAAAVPKNEPLKRLEKAFDTYLFMLTNGGDVARVIVNEVAAGGPKMLERRDRVHQEFIKMFRELAAKVYPGHTPSDMTLLAVVSGVEGLVFNYLWRGEARRLDSEGRAVIFRFMLNALRP; encoded by the coding sequence ATGCAAACCCGACCGACCAGCACCAGAAGCCCCGCCGACGCCGCCGCGCAAACAAGTACTTCCGCAAGTAACTATACCCCTCCACCCGGCAGGATTCCGGGCAATCTCAGGCCAAATGTCGAGCGTGCCCTCCCCCGCGGACGTTACCGGCGGGATCTCTCCCCACAGGACCGCTCCGAGCGCCAGCGTCTTCAGCTGCTCACCGCCGCTGCCCAGGTTTTTGCCGCCAAGGGGTTTGCCGACACCGCCGTGGAGGATGTGGTGAAGGCGGCCGGCATGAGCCGGGCCACCTTCTATATACATTTTCAGGACAAGGACGAACTGCTTGGCGAGCTGTACGACACGGGAGCTTCCGCCACGATCCGCTCAATCCGGCAGGCGGCCGCCGCCGTTCCCAAAAACGAGCCGCTCAAGCGCCTCGAAAAGGCATTCGATACCTATCTCTTCATGCTCACAAACGGGGGCGATGTGGCCCGCGTGATCGTCAACGAGGTCGCCGCCGGGGGGCCGAAGATGCTGGAGCGCCGGGATCGTGTGCATCAGGAGTTCATCAAGATGTTCCGCGAACTCGCGGCAAAGGTATATCCCGGCCACACGCCGAGCGACATGACCCTGCTCGCCGTCGTTAGCGGCGTCGAAGGCCTAGTGTTCAACTACCTGTGGCGCGGCGAGGCCCGGAGGCTCGATTCCGAAGGCCGGGCGGTTATCTTCCGGTTCATGCTGAACGCCCTGAGACCCTGA
- a CDS encoding methyltransferase domain-containing protein produces MSLVAPVPGGRAIDLGCGTGEITRLLHEAVQAGETTGIDSSQAMLEKCRHHEAPGLRFVKGDIASFPGEVEYDLIFSNAALHWLPDHRTLFGRFFRALKPGGSFAAQIPANHLHPSHLAATELAMSEPYRTALQGWNLKYGVELPETYAAILHELGFANPLVMLKVYVHLLETREAVAEWYRGSLLTAYETRLDTDLFIRFMNDYRTRLKDKLPDTRPYLFTFSRILLRGTRPG; encoded by the coding sequence ATGTCGCTGGTGGCACCCGTCCCGGGTGGCCGGGCCATTGACCTGGGCTGCGGCACCGGAGAGATCACTCGGCTGCTCCACGAGGCGGTTCAGGCTGGCGAGACAACCGGCATCGACAGTTCGCAGGCCATGCTGGAGAAGTGCCGCCATCATGAGGCGCCGGGACTCCGGTTTGTTAAAGGCGACATTGCCTCATTTCCCGGAGAGGTCGAGTATGACCTGATCTTCTCGAATGCCGCCCTGCACTGGCTTCCGGATCACCGCACCCTCTTTGGCCGGTTCTTCAGGGCACTGAAGCCCGGCGGCTCCTTCGCCGCCCAGATACCGGCGAACCACCTTCACCCGTCGCATCTTGCGGCAACGGAACTGGCGATGAGTGAACCGTACCGGACCGCTCTACAGGGCTGGAACCTCAAATACGGTGTCGAACTGCCAGAAACCTACGCGGCTATCCTGCACGAACTGGGTTTCGCAAATCCCCTTGTCATGCTGAAGGTCTATGTGCACCTTCTGGAAACCCGCGAGGCGGTGGCCGAATGGTACCGCGGATCGCTGCTGACCGCCTACGAGACACGGCTCGACACGGATCTGTTTATCCGGTTCATGAACGACTACCGGACCCGCCTGAAAGACAAACTTCCTGACACACGCCCTTACCTCTTTACCTTCAGCCGGATTCTCCTGCGGGGAACCCGGCCAGGCTGA